One window of the Hippocampus zosterae strain Florida chromosome 8, ASM2543408v3, whole genome shotgun sequence genome contains the following:
- the tmco1 gene encoding calcium load-activated calcium channel isoform X2, with protein MSTMFADTILIVFISVCTALLAEVEKQKETITESAGRQQKKKIERQEEKLKNNNRDLSMVRMKSMFAIGFCFTALMGMFNSIFDGRVVAKLPFVPLSYIQGLSHRNLLGEDYTDCSFIFLYILCTMSIRQNIQKMLGLAPSRAATKQAGGFLGPPPQAAKFS; from the exons ATGAGTACGATGTTCGCGGACACCATCCTGATCGTCTTCATCTCCGTGTGCACGGCGCTGCTAGCCGAAG TGGAGAAGCAAAAGGAAACCATCACAGAATCCGCAGGACgtcagcagaagaagaagatcg AAAGACAAGAGGAGAAGCTCAAGAACAACAACAGAGACTTGTCCATG GTGCGCATGAAGTCCATGTTTGCCATCGGCTTCTGTTTCACCGCTTTGATGGGCATGTTCAACTCCAT TTTTGACGGCCGCGTGGTGGCCAAGCTGCCCTTCGTGCCGCTGTCCTACATCCAGGGCTTGTCGCACCGCAACCTGCTGGGCGAAGACTACACCGACTGCTCCTTCATCTTCCTCTACATTCTCTGCACCATGTCCATCCGACAG AACATCCAGAAGATGTTGGGCCTGGCTCCCTCCAGGGCGGCCACTAAGCAGGCGGGGGGCTTCCTGGGGCCCCCGCCCCAAGCCGCCAAGTTCTCCTGA
- the tmco1 gene encoding calcium load-activated calcium channel isoform X1, whose translation MSTMFADTILIVFISVCTALLAEGITWVLVYRTDKYKRLKAEVEKQSKKLEKQKETITESAGRQQKKKIERQEEKLKNNNRDLSMVRMKSMFAIGFCFTALMGMFNSIFDGRVVAKLPFVPLSYIQGLSHRNLLGEDYTDCSFIFLYILCTMSIRQNIQKMLGLAPSRAATKQAGGFLGPPPQAAKFS comes from the exons ATGAGTACGATGTTCGCGGACACCATCCTGATCGTCTTCATCTCCGTGTGCACGGCGCTGCTAGCCGAAG GAATCACGTGGGTGCTGGTGTACCGCACGGACAAGTACAAGCGGCTCAAGGCGGAGGTGGAAAAGCAAAGCAAGAAAC TGGAGAAGCAAAAGGAAACCATCACAGAATCCGCAGGACgtcagcagaagaagaagatcg AAAGACAAGAGGAGAAGCTCAAGAACAACAACAGAGACTTGTCCATG GTGCGCATGAAGTCCATGTTTGCCATCGGCTTCTGTTTCACCGCTTTGATGGGCATGTTCAACTCCAT TTTTGACGGCCGCGTGGTGGCCAAGCTGCCCTTCGTGCCGCTGTCCTACATCCAGGGCTTGTCGCACCGCAACCTGCTGGGCGAAGACTACACCGACTGCTCCTTCATCTTCCTCTACATTCTCTGCACCATGTCCATCCGACAG AACATCCAGAAGATGTTGGGCCTGGCTCCCTCCAGGGCGGCCACTAAGCAGGCGGGGGGCTTCCTGGGGCCCCCGCCCCAAGCCGCCAAGTTCTCCTGA